A single Phaenicophaeus curvirostris isolate KB17595 chromosome 26, BPBGC_Pcur_1.0, whole genome shotgun sequence DNA region contains:
- the LOC138731235 gene encoding olfactory receptor 6F1-like isoform X2, whose amino-acid sequence MVQEEMSLGSFPLAEPMELDTWEDVENGTSVEEFILLGFPGTWHFRVSLAVLFALIYSLTVMGNTSIIALVWTTRKLQTPMYFFLCNLSFLEIWYTTGVVPKAIGVLLGTSQTISFHVCILQLFFFLSLGSTECFLLSVMAYDRYLAVCCPLRYSSLMSRGLSACLVLGSWLGGFLAISLLAFLTSRLTFCGPDVINHFLCDIDSCLALSCSDTWPVELATFLVSIVVVVASCVGTLLSYAFIISSILRIQSAHGRKKAFSTCSAHLGVVTIWYGSTVFLYVKPSAQNSLELNKLINTFNTVITPLLNPFIYTLRNKEVKQALGQAFQRN is encoded by the exons ATGGTGCAGGAAGAGATGTCGCTTGGATCATTTCCTTTGGCTGAGCCG ATGGAACTGGACACATGGGAGGATGTGGAAAACGGGACAAGTGTGGAAGAGTTCATCCTGCTTGGCTTCCCAGGCACGTGGCATTTCCGGGTCTCCCTTGCGGTGCTATTTGCCCTGATCTACTCCCTGACAGTAATGGGCAACACATCCATCATAGCCCTCGTGTGGACAACCAGGAAACTCCAGACCCCAATGTACTTTTTCCTCTGCAATCTCTCCTTTCTGGAGATCTGGTACACTACGGGTGTTGTTCCCAAAGCCATAGGAGTCCTGCTGGGAACGAGCCAGACTATCTCCTTCCATGTCTGCATCCTGCagttattcttttttctctccctgggCTCCACTGAgtgttttctcctctctgtcaTGGCCTATGACCGCTACTTAGCCGTATGCTGCCCCCTGAGATACAGCTCCCTCATGAGCAGGGGCCTCTCTGCTTGCCTGGTGCTCGGCTCCTGGCTGGGAGGCTTTCTGGCCATTTCCCTGCTGGCCTTTCTGACCTCCAGGCTGACGTTCTGTGGGCCAGATGTCATCAACCATTTCCTCTGCGATATCGATTCCTGCCTCGCCCTCTCCTGCAGTGACACGTGGCCCGTGGAGCTGGCAACCTTCCTGGTCTCCATCGTTGTTGTGGTGGCCTCCTGTGTGGGCACCCTGCTCTCCTACGCGTTCATCATCTCCTCCATCCTGAGAATCCAGTCAGCCCATGGCCGCAAAAAGGCCTTTTCCACTTGCTCTGCCCATCTCGGTGTCGTCACGATCTGGTACGGCTCCACCGTGTTCCTGTATGTCAAGCCATCGGCCCAGAACTCCCTGGAGCTGAACAAGCTCATCAATACCTTCAACACAGTTATAACTCCGCTCTTGAACCCCTTCATTTACACACTCAGGAACAAAGAAGTGAAGCAAGCTCTTGGGCAGGCTTTCCAGAGAAACTGA
- the LOC138731025 gene encoding feather keratin Cos1-2-like, giving the protein MSCYNPCQPCGPCPLASSCNECCVRQCQSSTIAIEPSPVVVTLPGPILSSFPQNTVVGSSTSAAVGSILSSQGVPINSGGFGLSGIAGRYCGRRFLL; this is encoded by the coding sequence ATGTCCTGCTACAACCCGtgccagccctgcggcccgtgcccgctggccagcagctgcaatgagtgctgtgtGCGGCAGTGCCAGAGCTCCACCATCGCCATCGAGCCCTCTCccgtggtggtgaccctgcctggccccatcctcagctccttccctcagaaCACTGTTGTGggctcctccacctccgctgctgttggcagcatcctcagctctcaGGGAGTGCCCATCAACTCCGGGGGATTTGGCCTCTCTGGCATTGCCGGCCGCTACTGTGGCAGGAGGTTCCTCCTGTGA
- the LOC138731235 gene encoding olfactory receptor 6F1-like isoform X1 yields MFSLSQGDPGFIWRMVQEEMSLGSFPLAEPMELDTWEDVENGTSVEEFILLGFPGTWHFRVSLAVLFALIYSLTVMGNTSIIALVWTTRKLQTPMYFFLCNLSFLEIWYTTGVVPKAIGVLLGTSQTISFHVCILQLFFFLSLGSTECFLLSVMAYDRYLAVCCPLRYSSLMSRGLSACLVLGSWLGGFLAISLLAFLTSRLTFCGPDVINHFLCDIDSCLALSCSDTWPVELATFLVSIVVVVASCVGTLLSYAFIISSILRIQSAHGRKKAFSTCSAHLGVVTIWYGSTVFLYVKPSAQNSLELNKLINTFNTVITPLLNPFIYTLRNKEVKQALGQAFQRN; encoded by the exons ATGTTTTCCCTCAGCCAAGGGGACCCTGGCTTCATCTGGAGGATGGTGCAGGAAGAGATGTCGCTTGGATCATTTCCTTTGGCTGAGCCG ATGGAACTGGACACATGGGAGGATGTGGAAAACGGGACAAGTGTGGAAGAGTTCATCCTGCTTGGCTTCCCAGGCACGTGGCATTTCCGGGTCTCCCTTGCGGTGCTATTTGCCCTGATCTACTCCCTGACAGTAATGGGCAACACATCCATCATAGCCCTCGTGTGGACAACCAGGAAACTCCAGACCCCAATGTACTTTTTCCTCTGCAATCTCTCCTTTCTGGAGATCTGGTACACTACGGGTGTTGTTCCCAAAGCCATAGGAGTCCTGCTGGGAACGAGCCAGACTATCTCCTTCCATGTCTGCATCCTGCagttattcttttttctctccctgggCTCCACTGAgtgttttctcctctctgtcaTGGCCTATGACCGCTACTTAGCCGTATGCTGCCCCCTGAGATACAGCTCCCTCATGAGCAGGGGCCTCTCTGCTTGCCTGGTGCTCGGCTCCTGGCTGGGAGGCTTTCTGGCCATTTCCCTGCTGGCCTTTCTGACCTCCAGGCTGACGTTCTGTGGGCCAGATGTCATCAACCATTTCCTCTGCGATATCGATTCCTGCCTCGCCCTCTCCTGCAGTGACACGTGGCCCGTGGAGCTGGCAACCTTCCTGGTCTCCATCGTTGTTGTGGTGGCCTCCTGTGTGGGCACCCTGCTCTCCTACGCGTTCATCATCTCCTCCATCCTGAGAATCCAGTCAGCCCATGGCCGCAAAAAGGCCTTTTCCACTTGCTCTGCCCATCTCGGTGTCGTCACGATCTGGTACGGCTCCACCGTGTTCCTGTATGTCAAGCCATCGGCCCAGAACTCCCTGGAGCTGAACAAGCTCATCAATACCTTCAACACAGTTATAACTCCGCTCTTGAACCCCTTCATTTACACACTCAGGAACAAAGAAGTGAAGCAAGCTCTTGGGCAGGCTTTCCAGAGAAACTGA
- the LOC138731026 gene encoding feather keratin Cos1-2-like, producing MSCYNPCQPCQPCGPCPLASSCNECCVRQCQSSTVAIEPSPVVVTLPGPILSSFPQNTIVGSSTSAAVGSILSSQGVPINSRGFGLSGIAGRYCGRRSLL from the coding sequence ATGTCCTGCTACAAcccgtgccagccctgccagccctgcggcccgtgcccgctggccagcagctgcaatgagtgctgtgtGCGGCAGTGCCAGAGCTCCACCGTCGCCATCGAGCCCTCTCccgtggtggtgaccctgcctggccccatcctcagctccttccctcagaaCACCATTGTGggctcctccacctccgctgctgttggcagcatcctcagctctcaGGGAGTGCCCATCAACTCCAGGGGCTTTGGCCTCTCTGGCATTGCCGGCCGCTACTGTGGCAGGAGGTCCCTCTTGTGA